One Anas platyrhynchos isolate ZD024472 breed Pekin duck chromosome 2, IASCAAS_PekinDuck_T2T, whole genome shotgun sequence DNA segment encodes these proteins:
- the DCLK3 gene encoding serine/threonine-protein kinase DCLK3 isoform X2, with translation MPQKSSACLDSLLRHRKCLHAKEQDGFVRTLERQRHRSMFDHSSHSASSKVTERKLHGTCPPVGRGNCGKQCVNASSYRSSFFNPWNGFHTIHSEHSSLKPTIITVVKPSRHTLKKITLLLNRRSVQTFEQLVADISEALGFPRWKNDHVRKLYSLRGREIRSVSDFFREGNAFIAMGREPLTLKNLEVAIQELCPENPYAVSAIQQDEEQSQKLKSRLYDEASKVDSGFDEVEIAKNCGDVMSPTLVARKSQAKTKQEEKMRTKKKWTRESWDGEQGVRPSRKNRESERYLKQERSPEKGLEEITVEVVRCEKCEQERQARQKLQRERHAETSFENTDLDAGACQKYQLERNAKIRNSRKSSEIPLEGEEVGWKENGCRKTWKPLHRNVNEGLEKQKKSIEIERNPDKHENHEKEVVKIKKNAVERLQITHEVKEESGSSCVTNQNGWLTKDTPRDAEKPSKVHRDSREGQRAKEEGARRERNIHRENDVTRREKTGERRMNKEENKALGLENTSRRHAIKNRTDVENHYEIGRTIGDGNFAVVKECRHCNSNQIYAMKIVDKSKLKGKEDMMESEILIIRSLSHPNIVSLIEVYETEAEIYLILEYVPGGDLFDAIIESVKFTEHDAAVMITDLFEALVYIHSKNIVHRDLKPENLLVQHNADKSTTLKLADFGLAKLVTKPIFTVCGTPTYVAPEILAEKGYGLEVDMWAAGVILYILLCGFPPFRSQERDQEELFQIIQLGHYEFLSPYWDNISAAKDLIARLLIVDPQKRYTARQVLQHPWIRTAGKTNGRNLQREVTINIERHFRTQRRKEVVDEDT, from the exons ATGCCACAAAAAAGCTCTGCCTGCCTCGATTCCCTGCTCCGCCACAGAAAGTGTCTCCATGCTAAGGAGCAAGATGGGTTTGTCAGAACATTGGAAAGACAAA GACACCGAAGCATGTTTGACCACTCATCTCACAGTGCAAGCTCAAAAGTAACAGAGAGGAAACTACATGGGACTTGTCCTCCAGTTGGTCGTGGAAACTGTGGAAAACAATGTGTGAATGCGAGCAGCTATAggtcttcattttttaatcccTGGAATGGTTTTCATACAATACATTCAGAGCACAGTTCTCTGAAGCCAACGATTATTACAGTGGTGAAACCCAGCAGGCATACACTCAAAAAGATAACCTTGCTTCTGAACAGGAGATCTGTCCAGACCTTTGAGCAGCTGGTGGCTGACATTTCAGAAGCTCTGGGATTTCCACGCTGGAAGAATGATCATGTGAGAAAGCTTTACAGTCTGAGAGGCAGAGAAATCCGAAGTGTTTCTGATTTCTTCAGGGAAGGCAATGCATTCATAGCTATGGGGAGGGAGCCCCTTACGTTGAAGAACTTGGAAGTGGCAATACAAGAACTTTGTCCTGAAAATCCTTATGCTGTCAGTGCAATTCAGCAAGATGAGGAGCAGTCCCAAAAACTGAAGAGCAGGCTGTATGACGAAGCATCAAAAGTGGACAGTGGATTTGATGAGGTAGAGATTGCCAAGAATTGCGGTGATGTTATGTCTCCCACACTGGTAGCTAGAAAAAGTCAAGCCAAGacaaagcaagaagagaaaatgagaacaaaaaaaaagtggactAGAGAGAGTTGGGATGGTGAGCAAGGAGTGAGGCCTTCTAGAAAAAATCGAGAAAGTGAGAGGTACCTTAAGCAAGAGAGGAGCCCTGAGAAGGGATTAGAAGAGATTACAGTGGAAGTAGTGAGGTGTGagaagtgtgaacaggaaaggCAGGCGAGGCAAAAGTTACAAAGGGAAAGGCATGCTGAGACTTCATTTGAGAACACAGACCTGGACGCAGGTGCATGTCAGAAGTATCAGttagaaagaaatgcaaaaatcagGAATAGCCGAAAATCTTCTGAAATTCCTCTAGAAGGTGAAGAAGTTGGCTGGAAAGAGAATGGCTGCAGAAAGACCTGGAAACCTCTACATAGGAATGTTAATGAAGggctggaaaagcaaaaaaagagcATTGAGATAGAAAGAAATCCAGACAAACATGAAAACCACGAGAAAGAAGTGGTGAAAATCAAGAAGAATGCTGTGGAAAGGCTGCAAATAACTCATGAAGTGAAGGAAGAAAGTGGAAGTAGCTGTGTAACTAATCAAAATGGTTGGCTAACGAAAGACACTCCAAGAGATGCTGAGAAACCATCTAAAGTACATAGGGACAGCAGAGAGGGTCAAAGGGCTAAAGAGGAGGGTgccaggagagagagaaatatacATAGAGAGAATGACGTGACTCGacgagagaaaacaggagagcgTAGAatgaataaagaagaaaacaaggctCTGGGACTGGAAAACACAAGCCGGAGGCATGCcattaaaaacagaactgaTGTGGAAAACCACTATGAGATTGGCAGGACTATTGGGGATGGGAATTTTGCAGTGGTGAAGGAATGTCGCCACTGCAACTCTAATCAGATCTATGCTATGAAGATTGTGGATAAATCCAAGCTGAAGGGGAAAGAAGACATGATGGAAAGCGAAATTCTGATCATTAGGAGTCTTTCTCATCCCAATATAGTAAGCTTAATTGAAGTGTATGAGACGGAAGCTGAGATCTACCTAATCCTGGAGTATGTCCCAGGAGGGGACTTATTTGATGCAATCATAGAAAGTGTGAAGTTCACAGAGCATGATGCTGCTGTCATGATCACTGACCTGTTTGAAGCCCTGGTGTATATTCACAGCAAGAACATCGTCCACAGAGACCTCAAACCAGAGAACCTTTTG GTTCAGCACAATGCAGATAAATCTACTACACTGAAACTAGCAGATTTTGGCCTTGCAAAGCTGGTTACAAAACCTATATTTACCGTTTGTGGAACACCAACGTATGTTGCACCTGAGATACTTGCTGAGAAGG GCTATGGGCTCGAAGTAGATATGTGGGCAGCTGGTGTGATCCTTTACATTTTGCTCTGCGGTTTTCCTCCGTTTCGCAGTCAGGAACGTGATCAAGAAGAGCTGTTTCAAATCATACAGCTGGGTCACTATGAGTTTCTTTCCCCATACTGGGACAATATTTCTGCAG CAAAAGACCTCATAGCCAGGCTGTTGATAGTGGATCCCCAAAAGCGCTACACAGCACGGCAAGTACTTCAGCACCCTTGGATCAGAACAGCTGGAAAAACTAATGGCAGAAACTTGCAGAGGGAAGTAACAATAAATATTGAGCGTCATTTCCGGACCCAGCGCCGAAAGGAAGTTGTAGATGAGGACACATGA